Genomic window (Capsicum annuum cultivar UCD-10X-F1 chromosome 10, UCD10Xv1.1, whole genome shotgun sequence):
TCCTTGATGAAATAGAATTCAGAGATGAATCGAGGATGTCACCCAGTCTACCAAACTACTGCAAAATCGAAAATTGAGTACAAGCAATTGCTATACCTCAGCCAACATGTAGGAAAGATATGCCATCAGAAGCATGAGGGATACTTCACGAACGGAAGAATGTCTGCACAGATATGAACATCTAAGTCCCGACTATTGCATAACCACAAGGACTCATTCACATTTACAATTTTTATAGGACAATGTAGATTCCAAGTCTCCATGTATGCCTACGGAAGCACCAAAGACAAATTACCTCCCAAAGTATAAGCCCCTCAGAATGTATGACGTTAGAAGTCCAGCCTGCATGAAGAAACGGGGACAGACTCAGCAACGCGAACGGTCTATTCATTTTTCTCCAGTTTTGTCTCAGAAAGGTAAGAATTTCTCAGTGTTTGAGCAACACTGAGATgcaatcaaattatattttggaGTGTCCGATGTGCATATGTGAGGGTTATTTCTGTCTTGGAGTGCTTATGCTAGGTGCATATCGAACTCCCACAAAACATTAGACTAACATCGCCACGTAAAATGAAGTTCACGCCCAATATCTAAACCCACAAGGCCAAATGTTTAGTGTGGTTATCAAGTTCAACGCAAATTACCTTAAGAGGAATTACAAATGAATCGTGCAAGAGTATATTGAATTCTTAATCAATTGGAAATAGCTATATCCTGTCTTTACCACATCATACGGAATTAAAAGAGTCCAAAACTCACAGAAACTCCAAGAGCGGTGCTTGTGGAGAACAGGTACAGAAAATCTAGAAAGACATGGAAAGCCGACCAACCGTTGAATCTATCGACATCAATCTTCTGCACCGCATTGAAGAGAACAACTGATGTAGCATCATTCACAACTCCTTCCCCAAAGACGAGGCTGTAAAGCAACGGAGTCTCGTCTTGATGAAGAACCTACATATGCAGCCAATGCAGATGTAACTAGTTGAGTTAACGAACATGACGCACAATCTCACATGCCATTATACTAACCTGCAATGTGCATACAGTATCCGTCGATGAAAATATTGCTCCAATACCTTAATCAAAACAACAGTTACACCGGTTAATATGTCGGTGAATTAGGTGACATGAATAACGATAAAGCAAACAAGGAAATTCAGATAGAACGAACAGACCAAGGTAGTCACGAACGGTCAATCCATTGAAATTAAACTTGGGAAACAGCCACCAGCTACCTATATCGATCGACGATGAACGTTAACCAAATAATAAGATATACGACGAGCGCAAAACCTCTGGAATGATGGATTACCAGCCGTGATAATACTTGACGATATGAAAACCCCAATAACTCCAAACGACATAATAGTTAAGAAGTTATGGAAGAACTGCTTCTTCTTCACCTGGAATCTGGATAAGATATGTATACACAACATGTCATTCTATACGTAACGGAATTATAATTTAAGATAAAACTTCTTACCCTGCATTAAATATTATCGGCGGGAGTAGATAAATGAAGAACAGCTCTTCATTAAACCTAAGTATGTGGGAACTTTTTCCCTTGCTTATCAGAAGTATTATCGTCCCCGATATGAGACCCTGTGCATCAGTGGAGTAGATTATTAATCGGAGCCAGTGAAAAGCTAAACAGATATGCTGTAAactaaatgtaaaataaataagaaatcagACGAACCAAACAATTCAGGGAAGCTATGAAAAGGAGTATCGAAGTTTTTACGAGGTATTATTCGGTTTCCCTCAAAACTTTGATGCTGTGTTTGTCGGCTAGATGGTTAAAGGAACTCGTTGGAACGACAAAAGCTATATTTCTGTGTCTTCTGGTCATATATCCAGCTCgacatgaacaacaacaacaacaacaacatacacagtgtGATCGCACACGTGGGCTCTGGCGAGGGTGGGGTGTAGgaagaccttacccctacctttgtaGGGGATCgaggttgtttccgaaagatCCTTGTCTTGAGAGAAGCGGTTTTCAAAATGAATAAGACGGAAAAATATGTATAATCAATTAGTTTCTCCTTCCTTAGGCTACGAGATGAATGAGTACCACCTCTACACggtggtttatatatatatgagtaccaccaccactacctcaggtaaaatagagaggttgtttctgatagaaaCAGCCTGGCTCACCACCAAaccaccacgaacaagaaactgcAAGACACATGCATAACACTGTGACTACAGGCACAACTACACACATGCATAACACTGTGACTACAGGCACAACTACACACAACAGAATGATACAAGAAACAAGACACCCATAGattaatactataaactatcaaTATGAAATCGCCAACACCACCAAACCACCACAAACAAGAAACTGCAAGACACATGCATAACATTGTGACTACAGGCACAACTACACACAAATTTATACACAACGGAATGATACAAGAAACAAGATACCATGGATTTATACTATAAACTAGCTATCCGAAatcaccaacaacaccaaaccaccCCAAACAAGAAACTATAAGACATGTGCATAACACTACGACTACAAGCACAACTATACACAACAGAATGAAACAAGACACCATGGattaatactataaactatctatcctAAATCACCAACGAAACTAAACCACCACAAACACTATCTATCCGAAATCACCAACAGCACTAAGCCACCACAAACAAGAAACAAGACACATGCATAACATTATGACTACAGGCACAACTACACACAAATTTATACACAACAGAATGACAGAATGACACAAGAAACAAGACACCACAGactaatactataaactatcaaTCCGAAATCAGCAACACCACCAAAACCACCTCAAACAAGAAACTACAAACACATGCATAACACTATGACTACAGACACAACTACACACAAAGAAAGCAGGGAGTATCACTTCAACAACTACTACAACACACTCATTGTATTcacacaaagtggggtctgaagAGGATAAAgcgtacgcagtccataccactacctcgtaTGAAGTAGaacagaggttgtttccaatagacccagCTCAAGACAATCACCAGTATAAATAGattaatactataaactatctatctgAAATCAAATCAAATTCAGTCTACATAGTACTAATTCACAACAAAGAAAAATGTTGATACATACAATGATAATGGCTGTGATGGACTCATTAACCCATCGATTTTCTTCAAGTAAATGACCAATCACCAAACACAAACACAAAATTGCCACAAATACTGTTATTGGTACCACCATCTTATGACTACTACCATTCCCAATATCATCACTCACATAATCAAATATtcccatttctttttattttttttctatgatgaatcaaatcaacacaaatatttttatttgcatgAAATAAAGTGGAAATTGAGAgttactaaaaaaagaaaaataataaaattttgaggtGTTGGCTAGATAAAATTGACACGTTGTGGAATAGGACGAAAATAACATGCAACAAAGTACACAAGTGTCGAAGTGTTAGTACTATgtacttttttgtctttttactGTACCTTATCATGAGTATCTTTTGGatatacttttttttgttttctcattCGCATAGGAACCCGACTAATTTGAATATCCCGCATTGAACCTAACTAATTTGTATTTGCACTGGATAGGGCCTATTCGGGGGTAGCGCTTCCAATAAAGTTTTTTTCATGCCCACAATCAAGCTCTCGATCTCTAATTAAGgatggagcagccccatccgT
Coding sequences:
- the LOC107845025 gene encoding sodium/hydrogen exchanger 4 isoform X1; amino-acid sequence: MGIFDYVSDDIGNGSSHKMVVPITVFVAILCLCLVIGHLLEENRWVNESITAIIIGLISGTIILLISKGKSSHILRFNEELFFIYLLPPIIFNAGFQVKKKQFFHNFLTIMSFGVIGVFISSSIITAGSWWLFPKFNFNGLTVRDYLGIGAIFSSTDTVCTLQVLHQDETPLLYSLVFGEGVVNDATSVVLFNAVQKIDVDRFNGWSAFHVFLDFLYLFSTSTALGVSAGLLTSYILRGLYFGRHSSVREVSLMLLMAYLSYMLAELFSLSGILTVFFAGILMSHYAWHNVTDSSRITTRHAFEAMSFIAETFIFLYVGMDALDIEKWKMSKQSLAGSVWTSMGIYGTVLLLIAIGRAAFVFPLSAFSNFLNRHATRAPSITFKHQIVIWWAGLMRGAVSIALAFKQFTYSGVTVDPVHAVMVTTTVIVVLFSTLVFGFLTKPLINYLLPHNDNTRRNIDREPTISKETLPLLSFDESASTNLLRAKDSLSMLFQRPVYTIHSYWRRFDDTYMRPIFGGPARSEPRNEDSG
- the LOC107845025 gene encoding sodium/hydrogen exchanger 4 isoform X2; this translates as MGIFDYVSDDIGNGSSHKMVVPITVFVAILCLCLVIGHLLEENRWVNESITAIIIGLISGTIILLISKGKSSHILRFNEELFFIYLLPPIIFNAGFQVKKKQFFHNFLTIMSFGVIGVFISSSIITAGSWWLFPKFNFNGLTVRDYLGIGAIFSSTDTVCTLQVLHQDETPLLYSLVFGEGVVNDATSVVLFNAVQKIDVDRFNGWSAFHVFLDFLYLFSTSTALGVSAGLLTSYILRGLYFGRHSSVREVSLMLLMAYLSYMLAELFSLSGILTVFFAGILMSHYAWHNVTDSSRITTRHAFEAMSFIAETFIFLYVGMDALDIEKWKMSKQSVWTSMGIYGTVLLLIAIGRAAFVFPLSAFSNFLNRHATRAPSITFKHQIVIWWAGLMRGAVSIALAFKQFTYSGVTVDPVHAVMVTTTVIVVLFSTLVFGFLTKPLINYLLPHNDNTRRNIDREPTISKETLPLLSFDESASTNLLRAKDSLSMLFQRPVYTIHSYWRRFDDTYMRPIFGGPARSEPRNEDSG